Proteins encoded together in one Verrucomicrobiia bacterium window:
- a CDS encoding DMT family transporter: MSCRAEPISASLLHVEERKRLRAVWMLLLATVCWGMSFPLMKGLVLLQEHLLPGANVWFITAQTSTVRFAVAALVLALICGQRMRGFTRLDLKLGVGLGFFAGTGTLLQMAALSQTLASTSAFLTQFYVLLLPLWVVLWQRRRPSSLLLLCCALVIIGMGVLCGLRWNDWRLGRGEWLTLLAAALFTGDILWLDHRQFASADKVRATVAMFASMAVILLPVAIWQAPANSAWWRVYLSPGMSVMLLILLGASTLVAYTLMNVWQPHLQPTHAGLIYCAEPVFASLYALFAPALLAHLGGFAYANESVTGNLFIGGALITLANVLVQYDR; the protein is encoded by the coding sequence ATGAGTTGCCGCGCCGAGCCTATTTCCGCTAGCCTTCTGCACGTGGAGGAGCGCAAACGATTACGGGCCGTATGGATGCTCTTGCTGGCGACGGTCTGCTGGGGGATGAGTTTTCCGCTGATGAAAGGACTCGTCCTGCTGCAAGAGCACTTGCTGCCTGGTGCGAACGTGTGGTTCATCACGGCGCAAACCTCGACGGTGCGCTTTGCGGTCGCGGCCCTCGTGCTGGCGCTGATCTGCGGGCAGCGCATGCGGGGATTCACACGGCTTGACCTGAAACTTGGCGTGGGGCTCGGGTTCTTCGCGGGAACCGGCACACTGTTGCAAATGGCGGCGCTGAGCCAAACGCTCGCGTCCACGTCGGCATTCCTTACACAATTCTATGTGTTGCTGCTGCCGCTGTGGGTCGTGCTCTGGCAGCGCCGCCGGCCATCATCGCTGCTGCTCCTTTGTTGCGCCCTGGTAATCATCGGCATGGGGGTGCTGTGCGGTCTGCGGTGGAACGATTGGCGGCTCGGGCGCGGTGAATGGCTGACGTTGTTGGCCGCGGCTTTGTTCACAGGCGACATCCTGTGGCTCGATCATCGTCAATTCGCATCCGCTGACAAGGTACGCGCGACGGTGGCGATGTTTGCGTCGATGGCCGTCATTCTTTTGCCAGTGGCCATTTGGCAAGCGCCCGCAAACAGTGCCTGGTGGCGCGTTTATCTTTCGCCCGGTATGTCCGTCATGTTGCTCATACTGCTGGGAGCCTCCACGCTGGTGGCCTACACGCTGATGAACGTGTGGCAACCGCATCTGCAACCGACGCATGCGGGTTTGATCTATTGCGCCGAGCCGGTGTTCGCGAGTCTTTACGCATTGTTCGCGCCGGCGCTGCTGGCGCATCTTGGCGGGTTTGCCTACGCGAACGAATCGGTGACGGGGAACCTGTTCATCGGCGGCGCGCTGATCACGCTGGCCAATGTTCTCGTGCAATATGATCGGTAA
- the glgA gene encoding glycogen synthase GlgA yields MSRREPAGRNPRPTNGEHDEGLKILFVSSECVPFAKVGGLADVVGGLSKALRDLGHDVRIVLPLYSLIDRAQFGIKFVGPACVHMGASVEHWIGLYTALLDGEVPVWFVEFDAYFGRPGIYDGPTGHYMDNAFRYALLSKAALQICKDQNFIPHIIHAHDWPTATAPVFLKTWDRVLSPLSNTASVLTIHNIGYQGVYNANVMPYLGLGAEHFTPDKFEDHGKANLLKAGVAFADALTTVSPTHAKEIVEPVGGMGLAMFLNNRRDDLFGILNGVDYSQWNPATDKYISAHFTAKDLRGKAVCKAALQNHFHLEERADVPLFGIVSRFVHQKGFTLLREALPAALDNMVMQCVVLGNGDMDTENFFRYLAGAYPGRVGAHIGFSPELSHLIEAGCDFFLMPSLYEPCGLNQIYSLKYGTLPVVRATGGLDDTVQNYDEATGNGTGFKFWEPAGRALYYCIGWAVATWFDRPQHILQLRQQAMAQNFDWAVSAQHYVEVYQHALRKKLATPA; encoded by the coding sequence GTGTCGCGCCGAGAACCCGCGGGGCGGAATCCGCGCCCAACGAACGGTGAGCACGACGAGGGATTGAAGATCCTCTTCGTCTCGTCGGAGTGCGTGCCGTTTGCGAAAGTCGGCGGCCTCGCCGATGTGGTCGGCGGCTTGTCGAAGGCGTTGCGAGATCTGGGCCACGATGTGCGCATCGTCCTCCCGCTCTATTCGCTCATCGACCGCGCTCAGTTCGGCATCAAGTTCGTCGGCCCCGCCTGTGTTCACATGGGCGCCAGCGTGGAGCATTGGATCGGATTGTACACAGCGCTCTTGGACGGGGAAGTCCCGGTGTGGTTCGTCGAATTCGACGCCTACTTCGGGCGGCCGGGCATTTACGACGGGCCGACGGGCCATTATATGGACAACGCGTTTCGCTACGCGCTGTTGTCGAAGGCGGCCCTGCAGATTTGCAAGGATCAGAATTTCATCCCGCACATCATCCATGCTCATGACTGGCCGACCGCGACCGCGCCGGTGTTTCTGAAAACATGGGACCGGGTCCTCTCGCCGCTGTCGAACACCGCCAGCGTGCTGACGATCCACAATATCGGCTACCAGGGCGTCTACAATGCGAACGTCATGCCGTATCTCGGTCTCGGCGCGGAACATTTCACACCCGATAAATTTGAGGACCACGGCAAGGCCAACCTCCTCAAAGCGGGCGTCGCATTCGCGGATGCGCTGACGACCGTCTCGCCGACACACGCCAAGGAAATCGTCGAGCCGGTGGGCGGCATGGGGCTCGCGATGTTCCTGAACAATCGCCGCGACGATCTCTTCGGCATCCTCAACGGCGTGGATTATTCGCAGTGGAATCCTGCGACCGACAAATACATTTCCGCACACTTCACGGCGAAAGACCTCCGCGGCAAGGCGGTCTGCAAAGCCGCGCTCCAAAATCATTTTCACCTTGAAGAACGCGCCGATGTCCCGCTGTTCGGTATCGTCAGCCGCTTCGTCCATCAGAAAGGATTCACTCTCCTGCGGGAGGCGCTGCCCGCTGCCCTCGACAACATGGTCATGCAGTGCGTCGTCCTCGGCAACGGCGATATGGATACCGAAAACTTCTTTCGCTATCTGGCCGGCGCGTACCCCGGTCGCGTCGGCGCGCACATTGGGTTCTCCCCCGAACTCAGCCATCTCATCGAGGCGGGCTGTGATTTCTTCCTCATGCCCTCGTTGTACGAACCTTGCGGTCTCAACCAAATCTACTCCCTCAAGTACGGCACCCTCCCCGTCGTCCGCGCCACGGGTGGCCTCGACGACACCGTCCAGAATTATGACGAAGCGACCGGCAACGGTACGGGCTTCAAATTCTGGGAGCCCGCCGGCCGCGCGCTCTACTACTGCATCGGCTGGGCCGTCGCTACCTGGTTCGACCGCCCCCAACACATCCTCCAACTGCGCCAACAAGCCATGGCGCAGAACTTCGATTGGGCAGTCTCGGCGCAGCATTACGTTGAAGTGTATCAACACGCCCTCCGGAAGAAACTGGCCACGCCAGCGTAA